A part of Propioniciclava coleopterorum genomic DNA contains:
- a CDS encoding peptidase dimerization domain-containing protein, with product MLDDEDVQAMVGVHVQPAVERGVVSTGEGPVNAAFDTFEITITGRGGHGAYPHTAIDPITVLATIVAALPEAAARVINPIHPSVVTVGTIRGGTAENIIAESAHCTGTMRTFHDADRAVLQGALTRLAEGQALARGPPRR from the coding sequence ATGCTCGACGACGAGGACGTGCAGGCGATGGTCGGCGTCCACGTGCAGCCGGCGGTCGAGCGCGGCGTGGTGTCCACGGGCGAGGGCCCGGTGAACGCGGCGTTCGACACCTTCGAGATCACGATCACCGGACGCGGCGGCCACGGCGCCTACCCGCACACCGCCATCGACCCCATCACCGTGCTGGCCACGATCGTGGCCGCGCTGCCCGAGGCGGCGGCTCGGGTGATCAACCCGATCCACCCCAGCGTCGTCACGGTCGGGACCATCCGGGGCGGCACCGCCGAGAACATCATCGCCGAGAGCGCGCACTGCACCGGCACGATGCGGACCTTCCACGACGCCGACCGCGCCGTCCTGCAGGGCGCGCTCACCCGGCTCGCCGAGGGCCAGGCGCTCGCGCGCGGGCCGCCGCGTCGGTGA
- a CDS encoding M20/M25/M40 family metallo-hydrolase, giving the protein MNDDLLARLVSGIDAVLPEAASLRRALHADPHLGGDEADTRDAFTTAAPWLEWLPLADTGAFGRLGPAGPAVGLRAELDALPITEATGVEWASQRRGIMHACGHDVHMAALWAVLAAIQDADPGLPVGLVPILQPREESNPPGAGT; this is encoded by the coding sequence GTGAACGACGATCTCCTCGCCCGACTCGTCTCCGGCATCGACGCCGTCCTGCCCGAGGCCGCCTCGCTGCGCCGCGCGCTGCACGCCGACCCGCACCTGGGCGGCGACGAGGCCGACACCCGGGACGCCTTCACCACCGCCGCCCCCTGGCTGGAGTGGCTGCCGCTGGCCGACACCGGCGCGTTCGGACGCCTCGGCCCCGCCGGGCCCGCGGTCGGGCTGCGCGCCGAACTGGACGCCCTGCCCATCACCGAGGCCACCGGGGTCGAGTGGGCCTCGCAGCGCCGCGGCATCATGCACGCGTGCGGGCACGACGTCCACATGGCCGCGCTGTGGGCGGTGCTCGCCGCCATCCAGGACGCCGACCCCGGCCTGCCGGTCGGCCTGGTCCCGATCCTGCAGCCCCGCGAGGAGAGCAACCCGCCCGGGGCCGGGACGTGA